From Pseudanabaena sp. PCC 6802, one genomic window encodes:
- a CDS encoding TIGR04168 family protein: MDSGLSDREIKIAVVGDIHEQWEPEDGIALQRLGVDLVLFVGDFGNESVEVVRAIATLDLPKAVILGNHDAWYTASEWGRRKCPYDRKQEDRLQQQIDLLGHTHVGYSYLDFPNLNLSVVGSRPFSWGSSEWKNAEFYRDRYGIENFEQSTARIAQSVAAAAGEVIIFLGHNGPFGLGDRPTDPCGKDWHPAGGDYGDPDFTEAIAKSRLLCKQIPLVAFGHMHHRLHHTTELRRPIAIDPEGTIYLNAAAVPRIVKTLQQRDRNFSLVSMQGGKVARVSLVWVDRNYSITLEEILYESQVRV, translated from the coding sequence ATGGATAGTGGTTTGAGCGATCGCGAGATTAAAATCGCTGTGGTGGGAGATATCCACGAGCAATGGGAGCCTGAAGATGGCATTGCTTTACAGCGCTTAGGCGTAGATTTAGTTCTGTTTGTCGGCGATTTCGGTAATGAATCGGTGGAGGTCGTGCGTGCCATTGCCACCCTCGATCTCCCCAAAGCCGTCATCCTCGGTAACCATGACGCTTGGTATACCGCCTCGGAATGGGGTAGGCGCAAATGCCCCTACGATCGCAAACAAGAAGATCGCCTGCAGCAGCAAATCGATCTGCTCGGCCATACCCACGTTGGCTATAGCTACCTCGATTTCCCCAATTTGAACTTGTCGGTCGTGGGCAGTCGCCCTTTTAGTTGGGGTTCCTCGGAATGGAAAAATGCCGAGTTTTATCGCGATCGCTACGGCATCGAAAATTTCGAGCAATCCACGGCACGGATAGCTCAGTCCGTTGCTGCTGCCGCTGGTGAAGTAATTATCTTTTTAGGACATAATGGCCCCTTTGGACTCGGCGATCGCCCTACCGATCCCTGTGGCAAAGATTGGCATCCGGCGGGCGGCGACTACGGCGATCCAGATTTTACCGAAGCGATCGCGAAATCCCGTCTGCTATGCAAGCAAATTCCCCTTGTCGCATTCGGCCACATGCACCATCGCCTGCATCACACCACCGAACTGCGCCGCCCCATCGCGATCGACCCAGAAGGTACGATTTACCTCAATGCCGCCGCCGTACCCCGCATAGTTAAGACATTACAGCAGCGCGATCGGAACTTCTCATTGGTATCTATGCAAGGGGGCAAGGTCGCACGGGTATCTCTTGTGTGGGTAGATCGGAACTATAGCATCACATTGGAAGAGATTCTATATGAATCCCAAGTAAGGGTTTAG
- a CDS encoding DUF3084 domain-containing protein yields the protein MAGGYMLVLAILILGGIVATLGDRIGTKVGKSRLSIFNLRPRNTATLVTILTGASIAASTFGILLATNSELRKGIFEYERIQAELQNAKAEKQKVEEELRNANTKRKEAQDRLDLINKFLSTAVNRQAETQARLQAVQAKFQQANSELAKVQLQEQQLRDRVQGLSSERDNLIAEGNKLKQERDRLTTERDALSKQAAESQVQIATLGEQRIKLEKNVTKLGSEIKELEASKEVLSKNIEAFRLGNVAINSEQVLASTVIRPGLSPQESKEAVYALLQRAELQARNLLYLPTKGDMGDAVIEVKQSDIDSMIESIKGGGSYVMRILSTRNYLRRENKVSIAVDVIPNRKIFNKGEVIASLQFKPNLQPQEMAERVSRLFSLVRFRANSKEILADPITGNVGSFPTDAISDLLQTIGQYKTGFEVRAVAKESIFVSGPLSLELVVVSNGVEIKRFS from the coding sequence ATGGCTGGCGGCTATATGCTAGTTCTAGCGATTTTAATCTTGGGTGGCATAGTTGCCACTCTGGGCGATCGCATTGGCACAAAAGTTGGTAAATCGCGGCTCAGTATTTTTAATCTCAGACCTCGCAATACAGCTACCTTAGTGACGATTTTGACTGGGGCTTCGATCGCTGCCTCCACCTTTGGAATTTTACTTGCCACTAATAGCGAGTTGCGTAAAGGTATATTTGAATACGAGCGCATCCAGGCCGAACTTCAAAATGCAAAGGCGGAGAAGCAAAAGGTCGAGGAGGAATTGCGTAATGCAAATACCAAAAGAAAAGAAGCGCAAGATCGCCTCGATCTAATTAATAAGTTTTTATCTACTGCGGTGAACAGGCAGGCGGAAACACAAGCCAGGCTGCAAGCAGTGCAGGCAAAGTTCCAGCAGGCAAATAGCGAGTTGGCAAAAGTACAGCTACAGGAACAGCAACTGCGCGATCGCGTACAAGGTCTTAGCTCGGAAAGAGATAACCTGATTGCAGAGGGGAATAAATTAAAGCAAGAGCGCGATCGCCTGACAACGGAACGAGATGCTTTGAGCAAACAAGCAGCAGAATCCCAAGTACAGATTGCTACATTGGGAGAGCAACGCATCAAACTAGAGAAGAACGTGACAAAGCTGGGTAGCGAAATTAAGGAGCTAGAAGCCAGTAAAGAAGTTCTATCCAAAAACATCGAAGCTTTCCGTCTGGGCAATGTGGCAATCAACTCCGAGCAGGTTCTGGCATCAACGGTGATTAGACCAGGGCTATCGCCGCAGGAGTCAAAGGAAGCCGTCTATGCGCTGTTACAGCGGGCTGAGTTGCAAGCCCGCAATCTGCTATACCTGCCAACCAAAGGAGATATGGGAGATGCTGTCATCGAGGTGAAGCAATCCGATATAGATAGCATGATTGAAAGCATTAAAGGTGGCGGCAGCTACGTCATGCGCATTCTTTCCACTCGTAACTACCTGCGTCGCGAGAATAAGGTCTCGATCGCTGTCGATGTCATCCCGAATCGCAAGATATTTAATAAAGGCGAAGTAATTGCCTCATTGCAATTTAAGCCCAACCTGCAACCGCAGGAAATGGCAGAGAGAGTCAGCCGTCTGTTTTCCCTTGTGAGGTTCCGTGCTAACAGCAAAGAGATACTAGCCGATCCGATCACTGGCAATGTCGGAAGTTTTCCCACGGATGCCATCTCAGATCTTTTACAAACAATCGGGCAGTATAAAACTGGCTTTGAGGTGCGTGCGGTTGCTAAAGAATCAATTTTCGTTTCTGGGCCTTTGTCTTTAGAACTCGTGGTTGTGAGTAACGGAGTCGAGATTAAGCGATTTAGCTAG
- the gatB gene encoding Asp-tRNA(Asn)/Glu-tRNA(Gln) amidotransferase subunit GatB, with product MTTTTPVKTKYEAVIGLETHCQLSTATKIFCGCSTQFGSAPNSNVCPICLGMPGVLPVLNEKVLEYAVKASLALNCQITPHSKFDRKQYFYPDLPKNYQISQYDLPIATNGWLEIAQEDGTTKRIGITRLHMEEDAGKLVHAGSDRLSGSSHSLVDYNRAGVPLCEIVSEPDIRSGVEAAAYAQEMRRILRYLGVCDGNMQEGSLRCDVNISVRPEGSEKFGTKVEIKNMNSFNAIQRAIDYEIERQIEILESGKGKIVQETRLWEENTQRTISMRSKEGSSDYRYFPEPDLVAIEVPAATQAHYRDELPELPASKRDRYQKQLGLSAYDANLLADDRGVAEYFEAVLTTGADPKQAFNWIMGDITAYLNEHKLKITDIPLTPSILGELIALIGDGTISSKIAKDILPELLENGGSVKSLIQKKNLTVLSGAELEKVIDEILAGNPKEVEQYRGGKTKLLGFFVGQVMKKTQGRAAPQVTNEMLTVKLNG from the coding sequence ATGACCACTACTACCCCGGTAAAAACTAAGTACGAAGCTGTGATCGGCTTGGAAACGCATTGTCAACTGAGTACCGCCACTAAGATATTTTGCGGTTGCTCGACCCAGTTTGGTTCTGCGCCAAATAGCAATGTCTGCCCTATTTGTTTAGGGATGCCTGGTGTATTACCCGTCCTGAACGAAAAAGTTTTGGAATATGCGGTCAAAGCCTCTCTGGCACTTAACTGCCAGATTACGCCCCATAGCAAGTTCGATCGCAAGCAATACTTTTACCCTGACTTACCCAAAAATTATCAGATCTCTCAGTACGATCTCCCGATCGCTACCAATGGCTGGCTGGAGATTGCCCAAGAAGATGGCACCACCAAGCGAATCGGGATTACGCGCCTGCACATGGAAGAGGATGCGGGTAAGCTCGTCCACGCTGGCTCCGATCGCCTCTCTGGTTCCAGTCATTCTCTAGTGGACTACAACCGCGCTGGCGTGCCGTTGTGTGAAATTGTCTCCGAGCCGGATATTCGTTCTGGGGTAGAAGCGGCTGCCTACGCCCAGGAAATGCGCCGCATTCTGCGATATTTAGGCGTATGCGACGGCAATATGCAGGAAGGTTCCTTGCGCTGCGACGTAAATATATCGGTGCGCCCGGAAGGATCGGAAAAGTTTGGCACTAAGGTCGAGATCAAGAATATGAACTCCTTTAATGCCATTCAACGGGCGATCGACTACGAAATCGAGCGCCAAATTGAAATTTTAGAGTCGGGAAAAGGCAAAATCGTACAGGAGACCCGCCTGTGGGAAGAAAATACGCAGCGCACGATTAGCATGCGTTCTAAAGAAGGTTCCAGCGACTATCGTTACTTCCCCGAGCCGGATTTAGTCGCGATCGAAGTTCCCGCAGCAACGCAAGCACATTACCGGGACGAGTTACCGGAACTACCAGCCTCGAAGCGCGATCGCTACCAAAAGCAACTGGGTTTGAGTGCCTACGACGCGAACCTGCTGGCAGACGATCGCGGTGTAGCGGAATATTTTGAGGCAGTACTGACAACTGGTGCCGATCCCAAACAAGCCTTTAACTGGATTATGGGAGATATTACAGCTTATCTAAACGAGCATAAACTCAAAATTACAGATATTCCTCTGACTCCCTCGATTTTAGGCGAACTAATCGCTCTGATCGGTGACGGAACGATCAGCAGCAAAATCGCCAAAGATATCCTACCGGAGCTATTAGAGAATGGCGGCTCTGTCAAATCTCTGATTCAGAAGAAAAACCTGACAGTACTCTCGGGTGCCGAACTAGAGAAAGTAATCGATGAGATCCTGGCTGGCAATCCCAAGGAAGTAGAGCAATATCGAGGTGGCAAAACCAAACTACTGGGCTTTTTTGTGGGGCAGGTGATGAAAAAAACCCAAGGACGCGCTGCTCCGCAAGTTACGAATGAGATGTTAACCGTCAAGCTGAATGGATAG
- a CDS encoding (2Fe-2S) ferredoxin domain-containing protein yields the protein MGKSSKCDRDRVSDFSYEGQFLGFTALDGYKLKYLKLSASNRDYIIKIPKEQRLDLYRSLKPGDLIQCTGEQKLNFSTGECKLKAYTISKIANHQTNSEVIHLHSNVRDLNSDRPSSKQHAKSDSKPLVNVLVCQKSDCAKRGSGQICSALMNALEQQDLAEYVKVKGTGCMKHCKSGPHVVVMPDKSRFSHVKVGQIQEIVAEIGSQVSAQTMPKAV from the coding sequence ATGGGTAAGTCGAGTAAGTGCGATCGCGATCGAGTTTCAGATTTTAGCTATGAAGGCCAATTTCTAGGCTTTACGGCACTTGATGGCTACAAACTGAAGTATCTCAAGCTGAGCGCTTCTAATCGCGACTACATCATTAAAATTCCCAAAGAACAGCGATTAGATCTATATAGGAGTTTGAAACCTGGAGATCTAATTCAGTGTACAGGCGAGCAAAAGTTGAATTTCAGCACGGGGGAATGCAAACTCAAAGCTTATACGATTAGCAAGATCGCAAACCATCAAACGAACTCAGAAGTTATTCATCTACATAGCAACGTGCGCGATCTAAATAGCGATCGCCCCTCAAGCAAGCAGCACGCAAAGTCAGATAGCAAGCCTTTAGTTAATGTTTTAGTTTGCCAAAAATCAGATTGCGCTAAGCGAGGGAGCGGTCAGATTTGTAGCGCTTTGATGAATGCTCTGGAGCAACAAGACCTGGCGGAATATGTCAAGGTGAAAGGTACGGGTTGCATGAAACACTGCAAGAGCGGCCCGCATGTAGTGGTGATGCCAGATAAGTCTCGTTTCAGCCATGTCAAGGTCGGACAGATCCAGGAGATTGTTGCAGAGATCGGCAGCCAGGTATCCGCGCAAACCATGCCGAAAGCTGTTTAG